The Xanthomonas sp. DAR 34887 genome has a segment encoding these proteins:
- a CDS encoding DUF4156 domain-containing protein: protein MRLPIALLLLASLAACTWVPMAPEGKTVRVLPPGQAPAGCEKRGEVVVSVKSSVGFYQRNPLRVREELETLARNEAPGVGANTVQAMGEPVDGDQRYAAYQCSTR from the coding sequence ATGCGCCTACCGATCGCCTTGCTTCTGCTCGCCAGTCTCGCTGCCTGCACCTGGGTGCCGATGGCGCCGGAAGGCAAGACCGTGCGCGTGCTGCCGCCGGGACAGGCGCCGGCCGGCTGCGAGAAGCGGGGCGAGGTGGTGGTATCGGTGAAGAGCAGCGTGGGCTTCTACCAGCGCAACCCGCTGCGGGTGCGCGAGGAACTGGAAACCCTGGCGCGCAACGAGGCCCCCGGCGTCGGTGCCAATACCGTGCAGGCGATGGGCGAACCGGTCGATGGCGACCAGCGCTACGCCGCTTATCAATGCAGCACTCGCTGA
- a CDS encoding 3-oxoacyl-ACP synthase III — protein sequence MLFNNVSIAGLAHIDAPHTLTSKQINERLQPTYERLGIRTDVLGDIAGIHARRMWDADMQASDAATLAARKAMADAGIEAGQIGLLVNTSVSRDYLEPSTASIVSGNLGVGEQCMTFDVANACLAFINGMDIAARMIERGDIDYALVVDGETANLVYEKTLERMTSPDVTAQEFRDELAALTLGCGAAAMVMARAELVPDAPRYRGGVTRSATEWNKLCRGNLDRMVTDTRMLLIEGIKLAQKTFLAARQALGWAVDELDQFVIHQVSLPHTQAFIKNFGIDPKKVMTIFGEHGNIGPASVPIVLSKLRELGRLKKGDRIALMGIGSGLNCSMAEVVW from the coding sequence ATGCTCTTCAACAATGTCTCCATCGCGGGACTGGCGCATATCGATGCGCCGCACACGCTGACTTCCAAGCAGATCAACGAACGCCTGCAGCCGACCTACGAGCGGCTGGGGATCCGGACCGACGTGCTCGGCGACATCGCCGGCATCCACGCGCGGCGCATGTGGGATGCGGACATGCAGGCATCCGATGCGGCCACGCTGGCGGCACGCAAGGCGATGGCGGATGCGGGCATCGAGGCGGGTCAGATCGGGTTGCTGGTCAACACCTCGGTCAGCCGCGACTACCTGGAACCCTCCACCGCCAGCATCGTCTCGGGCAACCTGGGCGTCGGCGAACAGTGCATGACCTTCGACGTCGCCAATGCCTGCCTGGCCTTCATCAACGGCATGGATATCGCGGCGCGGATGATCGAGCGCGGCGACATCGACTATGCGCTGGTGGTGGACGGCGAAACCGCCAACCTGGTGTACGAGAAGACCCTGGAGCGGATGACGTCGCCGGACGTGACCGCGCAGGAGTTCCGCGACGAGCTGGCGGCGCTGACCCTGGGCTGCGGCGCCGCGGCGATGGTAATGGCGCGCGCTGAACTGGTCCCGGACGCGCCGCGCTATCGCGGCGGCGTGACCCGCTCGGCCACCGAGTGGAACAAGTTGTGCCGGGGCAACCTGGATCGCATGGTCACCGACACGCGCATGCTGCTGATCGAGGGCATCAAGCTGGCGCAGAAGACCTTCCTCGCCGCCCGCCAGGCGCTGGGTTGGGCGGTGGACGAACTGGATCAGTTCGTGATCCACCAGGTCAGCCTGCCGCACACCCAGGCCTTCATCAAGAACTTCGGCATCGACCCGAAGAAGGTGATGACCATCTTCGGCGAGCACGGCAACATCGGCCCGGCCAGCGTGCCGATCGTGCTGAGCAAGCTGCGCGAGCTGGGCCGGCTGAAGAAGGGCGACCGGATCGCGCTGATGGGCATCGGCTCGGGCCTGAACTGCTCGATGGCCGAGGTGGTCTGGTAA